Proteins from a single region of Verrucosispora sp. NA02020:
- a CDS encoding NAD(P)/FAD-dependent oxidoreductase: MAEPEVVDVVVLGLGVGGEEVAGRLAEAGLTVVGIDRNLVGGECPYWGCIPSKMMIRAANALAEARRVDGLAGTAEVRPDWAPVAQRIRQEATDDWDDRAAVERFTGKGGRFVRGSGRLDGPGRVRVGDQVFQARHGIVLGTGTAPSVPPIDGLAGTPYWTNREAVEVEELPESVLVLGGGAIGLELSQVFARFGVRVTVVEAFDRVLAVEEPEASEVAAAALRADGVEIHTGVRATRVTHGPDGFTLHGADGAEFTAERLLVVTGRRAHLDELGLDTVGVDASRRYLAVDDRLHVTDGIWAVGDVTGEGAFTHIAMYQASIVVADLLDHVRRTDGGADPSGTSSVVGGAVGVAGSLAATGSSGGAGSVPRADYRALPRVTFTDPEIGAVGLTEQQARERGVNVQVGFTPLASSTRGWIHRTEGAGFIKVVADADQGVLVGATSAGPAGGEVLSGLAVAVHAAVPVAQLRHMIYAYPTFHRAVSEALRDLSS, encoded by the coding sequence ATGGCGGAGCCGGAAGTGGTGGACGTGGTCGTGCTCGGGCTCGGTGTCGGCGGCGAGGAGGTGGCCGGGCGACTCGCCGAGGCCGGTCTCACCGTGGTCGGCATCGATCGGAACCTGGTGGGTGGGGAGTGCCCGTACTGGGGCTGCATCCCGAGCAAGATGATGATCCGGGCGGCGAACGCGCTGGCCGAGGCGCGGCGGGTCGACGGGCTGGCCGGCACCGCCGAGGTCCGGCCGGACTGGGCGCCGGTGGCGCAACGGATCCGCCAGGAGGCCACCGACGACTGGGACGACCGGGCCGCCGTGGAGCGGTTCACCGGCAAGGGCGGACGCTTCGTCCGGGGCAGTGGCCGCCTCGACGGACCGGGGCGGGTGCGCGTCGGCGACCAGGTCTTCCAGGCCCGGCACGGGATCGTGCTGGGCACCGGCACCGCGCCGTCGGTGCCGCCGATCGACGGGTTGGCCGGTACGCCGTACTGGACGAACCGGGAGGCCGTCGAGGTCGAGGAGCTGCCCGAGTCGGTGCTGGTGCTGGGCGGCGGGGCGATCGGCCTGGAGTTGTCCCAGGTGTTCGCCCGCTTCGGCGTACGCGTCACCGTGGTCGAGGCGTTCGACCGGGTGCTCGCGGTGGAGGAGCCGGAGGCGTCCGAGGTGGCCGCCGCCGCGCTGCGCGCCGACGGGGTCGAGATCCACACCGGGGTACGCGCGACCCGGGTCACGCACGGCCCGGACGGGTTCACCCTGCACGGCGCGGACGGCGCGGAGTTCACCGCCGAACGGCTGCTGGTGGTGACCGGCCGCCGCGCCCACCTCGACGAGTTGGGGCTGGACACGGTGGGTGTCGACGCGAGCCGGCGGTACCTGGCCGTGGACGACCGGCTGCACGTGACCGACGGGATCTGGGCGGTCGGCGACGTGACCGGCGAGGGCGCCTTCACCCACATCGCCATGTACCAGGCGTCCATCGTGGTCGCCGACCTGCTCGACCACGTGCGGCGGACGGACGGCGGCGCGGATCCGAGTGGCACCTCCAGTGTGGTCGGTGGCGCGGTCGGCGTGGCCGGCTCGTTGGCGGCCACCGGGTCGAGCGGCGGGGCCGGGTCGGTGCCCCGCGCCGACTACCGGGCCCTGCCCCGGGTGACCTTCACCGACCCGGAGATCGGCGCGGTCGGCCTCACCGAGCAGCAGGCCCGGGAACGCGGCGTCAACGTGCAGGTCGGTTTCACCCCACTCGCCTCGTCCACCCGGGGCTGGATCCACCGCACCGAGGGGGCCGGGTTCATCAAGGTGGTCGCCGACGCCGACCAGGGGGTGCTGGTCGGCGCCACCTCGGCCGGTCCGGCCGGCGGCGAGGTCCTCTCCGGTCTGGCGGTGGCGGTGCACGCGGCGGTGCCGGTGGCGCAGCTCCGGCACATGATCTACGCGTACCCGACCTTCCACCGTGCGGTGTCCGAGGCGTTGCGTGATCTGAGTTCGTGA
- a CDS encoding LacI family DNA-binding transcriptional regulator, with protein sequence MTKRLTEVARKAGVSEATVSRVLNGRGGVAEATRTAVLTALDVLGYERPSKLRGERARLVGLVLPELQNPIFPALAEVVTGSLAQRGFTPALCARTIGGVSESAYVEMLLDHQVSGVIFAGGSYALADASHEHYRRLTDRGLPVVLVNAGVDELGFPRVSTDDAVAVEQAYGHLRSLGHERIGLVLGPEDHVPSRRKLDALGRVAGWADDTEFVARSSFSMEGARVAASKLVDRGVTGVICASDVLALGAIRAVRRLGRSVPGDVSVVGFDDSAFMTCTDPPLTTVRQPIETMGQAAVDLLVTQIEGGGVFTDELLFEPELVVRGSTAPAPGR encoded by the coding sequence GTGACGAAACGGTTGACCGAGGTGGCCCGCAAGGCGGGCGTCAGCGAAGCCACCGTGAGTCGGGTGCTCAACGGCCGCGGTGGCGTGGCCGAGGCGACCCGGACCGCGGTGCTCACCGCCCTGGACGTGCTCGGCTACGAGCGCCCGAGCAAGCTGCGTGGCGAACGGGCCCGGCTGGTGGGCCTGGTGCTGCCCGAGTTGCAGAACCCGATCTTCCCGGCGCTCGCCGAGGTGGTCACCGGTTCGTTGGCGCAACGCGGGTTCACCCCCGCGCTCTGTGCCCGGACGATCGGCGGGGTCTCCGAGTCGGCGTACGTGGAGATGCTCCTCGACCACCAGGTCTCCGGGGTCATCTTCGCCGGTGGCTCGTACGCGTTGGCCGACGCCTCGCACGAGCACTACCGCCGGCTGACCGATCGGGGCCTGCCGGTGGTGCTGGTCAACGCCGGCGTCGACGAGTTGGGCTTCCCCCGCGTCTCCACCGACGACGCGGTGGCGGTGGAGCAGGCGTACGGCCACCTGCGCTCGCTCGGGCACGAGCGGATCGGCCTGGTGCTCGGCCCGGAGGACCACGTGCCGTCGCGACGCAAGCTGGACGCCCTGGGGCGGGTCGCCGGCTGGGCCGACGACACCGAGTTCGTCGCGCGGTCCAGCTTCTCCATGGAGGGCGCCCGGGTCGCCGCGAGCAAACTGGTCGACCGTGGCGTGACCGGGGTGATCTGTGCCAGCGACGTGCTGGCCCTGGGCGCGATCCGCGCGGTCCGTCGGCTCGGCCGCTCGGTGCCGGGTGACGTCTCGGTGGTCGGCTTCGACGACTCCGCGTTCATGACCTGCACCGACCCGCCGCTGACCACGGTGCGCCAGCCGATCGAGACCATGGGGCAGGCCGCCGTGGACCTGCTGGTGACCCAGATCGAGGGTGGCGGCGTGTTCACCGACGAACTGCTCTTCGAGCCGGAGCTGGTGGTGCGCGGGTCGACCGCGCCCGCGCCCGGCCGCTGA
- a CDS encoding carbohydrate ABC transporter permease, which translates to MAITAAPAATRAPGRTPSPAPAGPPRSSLGRKVRDNLTGHAFLIGAVLCFAVFSWYPMVRGVVMSFQRTRRGETTWVGWDNYLRILDDPSFATAWQNTFYFTGLALVLGYAVPFFVAILLNEFRHARGYLRILVYLPVMLPPASALFLFKFYAYDPGDAGLFNAILKGLGLPTSQWMQSPEMTVPAMVIASTWMNMGSAVLIYLAALQNIPGELYEAAELDGAGIWRRIRHVTIPQTRLILALLAMLQIVATMQLFIEPLILANGAGAEDSATSVAYLIYQHGFFQNDLNGAAALGVIMLVVLAGFSAVYLRLTAKQD; encoded by the coding sequence TTGGCGATCACCGCTGCCCCGGCCGCCACCCGAGCCCCGGGGCGAACCCCCTCACCGGCCCCGGCCGGGCCGCCTCGGTCCAGCCTCGGCCGCAAGGTCCGGGACAACCTCACCGGGCACGCGTTCCTGATCGGTGCGGTGCTCTGCTTCGCGGTCTTCTCCTGGTACCCGATGGTCCGGGGCGTGGTGATGAGCTTCCAGCGCACCCGGCGCGGCGAGACCACCTGGGTCGGCTGGGACAACTACCTGCGCATCCTCGACGACCCCAGCTTCGCCACGGCCTGGCAGAACACCTTCTACTTCACCGGTCTCGCGCTCGTCCTCGGGTACGCGGTGCCGTTCTTCGTGGCGATCCTGCTCAACGAGTTCCGGCACGCCCGGGGATATCTGCGGATCCTGGTCTACCTGCCGGTGATGCTGCCCCCCGCCTCGGCCCTGTTCCTGTTCAAGTTCTACGCGTACGACCCCGGCGACGCCGGTCTGTTCAACGCGATCCTCAAGGGACTGGGCCTGCCCACCTCGCAGTGGATGCAGTCCCCGGAGATGACCGTGCCGGCCATGGTCATCGCGTCGACCTGGATGAACATGGGCAGCGCGGTGCTGATCTATCTGGCCGCCCTGCAGAACATCCCCGGTGAGCTGTACGAGGCCGCCGAACTCGACGGCGCGGGGATCTGGCGACGCATCCGGCACGTCACCATCCCGCAGACCCGGCTGATCCTCGCCCTGCTGGCGATGCTCCAGATCGTCGCCACCATGCAGCTCTTCATCGAGCCGCTGATCCTGGCCAACGGCGCGGGCGCGGAGGACTCGGCGACCTCGGTCGCGTACCTCATCTATCAGCACGGGTTCTTCCAGAACGACCTCAACGGTGCCGCCGCACTCGGCGTGATCATGCTCGTCGTGCTGGCCGGCTTCTCCGCCGTCTACCTGCGGCTGACCGCGAAACAGGACTAG
- a CDS encoding deoxyribodipyrimidine photo-lyase, which produces MSVRTAVVLFTRDLRVHDHPALATTCAAFDRVVPLYVLDPALAGLSPNRTRFLHQSLADLRDALRRLGGDLVLRHGDPVAETVRLAGEVGAEAVALSADVSRYATRRADRLRAECDRHRLHLRFFPGLTVVEPGATTPSSGDHYRVFSPYHRAWSGQRWRDELAAPSRVSLPGGVSVGRLPALPDGESPDAAVGGETEARSRLDRWMPHLAEYGDRHDDMAGDATSRISPYLRFGCVSPLTVANRAGDPASPFVRQVCWRDFYYQVTAAFPDISRKVYRRGATEQWRYDDGAVADWTVGRTGVPIVDAGMRQLRAEGWLHNRARLITAGYLTKSLGLDWRAGLAFYFRWLLDGDVANNSGNWQWVAGTGNDTRPYRGFNPIRQAERYDPEGAYVRRWVPELAAVSGKAVHQPWRLPEALRRSLDYPPPTAARGVDPVWLR; this is translated from the coding sequence GGGTGGTGCCGTTGTACGTCCTGGACCCGGCGTTGGCCGGACTGTCGCCCAACCGCACCCGCTTCCTGCACCAGAGTCTCGCCGACCTGCGCGACGCGCTGCGGCGGCTCGGCGGCGACCTGGTGCTGCGGCACGGCGACCCGGTGGCCGAGACGGTCCGGCTGGCCGGGGAGGTGGGCGCCGAGGCGGTGGCGCTCTCGGCCGACGTCTCCCGGTACGCCACCCGGCGGGCCGACCGGCTGCGCGCCGAGTGCGACCGGCACCGGTTGCACCTGCGCTTCTTCCCGGGTCTGACGGTGGTGGAGCCGGGGGCCACGACGCCGAGCAGCGGCGACCACTACCGGGTGTTCAGCCCGTACCACCGGGCCTGGAGCGGGCAGCGGTGGCGCGACGAACTGGCCGCGCCGTCCCGGGTGTCGCTGCCGGGCGGGGTTTCGGTGGGCCGCCTGCCGGCGCTGCCCGACGGCGAGTCACCGGACGCGGCGGTGGGTGGCGAGACGGAGGCGCGGAGTCGCCTCGACCGGTGGATGCCGCACCTGGCCGAGTACGGCGACCGGCACGACGACATGGCCGGTGACGCGACCTCCCGGATCAGCCCCTACCTGCGGTTCGGCTGCGTGTCGCCGCTGACCGTGGCGAACCGGGCCGGCGACCCCGCGTCGCCCTTCGTCCGCCAGGTCTGTTGGCGGGACTTCTACTACCAGGTCACCGCCGCCTTTCCGGACATCTCCCGGAAGGTCTACCGGCGTGGCGCCACCGAGCAGTGGCGGTACGACGACGGCGCGGTCGCGGACTGGACGGTGGGCCGCACCGGCGTACCGATCGTGGACGCCGGGATGCGGCAGTTGCGGGCGGAGGGCTGGCTGCACAACCGGGCCCGCCTGATCACCGCCGGCTACCTGACCAAGTCGCTCGGCCTGGACTGGCGCGCCGGACTGGCGTTCTACTTCCGGTGGCTGCTCGACGGGGACGTGGCCAACAACTCGGGCAACTGGCAGTGGGTGGCCGGCACCGGCAACGACACCAGGCCGTACCGGGGGTTCAACCCGATCCGGCAGGCCGAACGGTACGACCCGGAGGGCGCGTACGTGCGGCGCTGGGTGCCGGAACTGGCGGCGGTGTCCGGCAAGGCGGTGCACCAGCCGTGGCGGCTGCCCGAGGCGCTCCGCCGGAGCCTGGACTACCCGCCGCCCACGGCGGCGCGCGGGGTCGATCCGGTCTGGCTGCGCTGA
- a CDS encoding carbohydrate ABC transporter permease: MAQDSGTRTLISQAQLRRGPGRAIYWTLLVVVVVGFTLVFLGPLYWMVTGALKSGQEIAQTPPSLFPQDPQWRNYVDAWHHLALAKLLFNTFYYAAGAVLFQLVFDTAAAYSLSKLRPVLGSAILGLMLATLMIPAMVLIVPQYVTVIDLPILNVSLLDSPFAIWLPLVANAFNIFLLKRFFDSIPEDLMSAALMDGATPLRTLWSIVLPMSRPILGVVSIFAVTAVWKDFLWPKLVMPSPETRTVSVGIYAFAGGTPMNVVIAASVIAAIPTVVIFLIFQRNIMSGLTTGGLKG; encoded by the coding sequence ATGGCACAGGACTCCGGCACCCGTACCCTCATCTCGCAGGCGCAGCTCCGGCGCGGCCCCGGCCGGGCGATCTACTGGACGTTGCTCGTCGTCGTGGTCGTCGGCTTCACGCTGGTCTTCCTCGGGCCGCTGTACTGGATGGTCACCGGTGCGCTCAAGTCCGGTCAGGAGATCGCGCAGACCCCGCCGTCGCTGTTCCCGCAGGACCCGCAGTGGCGCAACTACGTCGACGCGTGGCACCACCTGGCCCTGGCCAAGCTGCTGTTCAACACGTTCTACTACGCGGCCGGCGCGGTGCTGTTCCAGCTCGTCTTCGACACCGCCGCGGCGTACTCGCTGTCGAAGCTGCGGCCGGTGCTCGGCTCCGCGATCCTCGGCCTGATGCTGGCCACGCTGATGATCCCGGCGATGGTCCTGATCGTCCCGCAGTACGTGACCGTGATCGACCTGCCGATCCTGAACGTCAGCCTGCTCGACTCGCCGTTCGCGATCTGGCTGCCGCTGGTCGCCAACGCCTTCAACATCTTCCTGCTCAAGCGGTTCTTCGACTCGATCCCGGAGGACCTGATGTCGGCCGCCCTGATGGACGGGGCGACGCCGCTGCGCACCCTCTGGTCGATCGTCCTGCCGATGTCCCGCCCGATCCTCGGCGTGGTCTCGATCTTCGCGGTGACCGCGGTCTGGAAGGACTTCCTCTGGCCGAAGCTGGTGATGCCCTCGCCGGAGACCCGGACGGTCAGCGTCGGCATCTACGCCTTCGCCGGCGGTACGCCGATGAACGTGGTGATCGCCGCCTCGGTGATCGCCGCGATACCGACGGTGGTCATCTTCCTGATCTTCCAACGGAACATCATGTCCGGCCTGACCACCGGCGGACTCAAGGGCTAG
- a CDS encoding ABC transporter substrate-binding protein, translating to MSVPQYRKAAALALVAGLSLTACSTKSGDTSDDASGKVTITVDCQPVGAQKELLQNWNEDVAEFQRQNPDIVVKSVSVGEQCNNPPDFTARLAGGTVTDVFYGYMTDLQQVLDSGQAMDITEYATAETVPTWDSVDPALKEVFTDGGRLYAVPVKNYSMGLVYNKVLFQQAGLDVNNPPKTWGEVREAARKISALGSGIAGYAEYSAGNTGGWHFTALLYSQGGQVLTEDGGKAAFNSPQGRQVLQNLKDMRYGDDSMGDRQLLQWGDLLTNAGAGKVGMFVGAPDTTQAIVSQFQGKFEDWAMAPLPGQDGRASGTLGGGEGYFFKKDLTPEQVEAGLKWIAYQKLTPGKGQLDYARAKPQNYPVGLPQPLLFSNGSDAQKQELDLRKANANVDTANFALFEANPVPIKGEPRNAQAIYAVLDAAMSGVLTNRNADIDALLKTAEEKVNQLLAAQG from the coding sequence ATGTCCGTACCGCAGTACCGGAAGGCTGCGGCGTTGGCGCTCGTGGCCGGGCTCAGCCTCACGGCGTGCTCCACCAAGAGCGGCGACACCAGCGACGACGCGAGCGGCAAGGTCACCATCACCGTCGACTGCCAGCCGGTCGGCGCGCAGAAGGAGCTGCTCCAGAACTGGAACGAGGACGTCGCCGAGTTCCAGCGGCAGAACCCCGACATCGTGGTCAAGAGCGTCAGCGTCGGCGAGCAGTGCAACAACCCGCCGGACTTCACCGCCCGCCTGGCCGGCGGCACGGTGACCGACGTGTTCTACGGGTACATGACCGATCTCCAGCAGGTGCTCGACTCCGGCCAGGCGATGGACATCACCGAGTACGCCACCGCCGAGACGGTCCCGACCTGGGACAGCGTCGACCCGGCGCTCAAGGAGGTCTTCACCGACGGGGGGAGGCTCTACGCCGTACCGGTGAAGAACTACTCGATGGGCCTGGTCTACAACAAGGTGCTGTTCCAGCAGGCCGGGCTCGACGTGAACAACCCGCCGAAGACATGGGGCGAGGTCCGGGAGGCGGCCAGGAAGATCTCCGCGCTGGGCAGCGGGATCGCCGGCTACGCCGAGTACAGCGCCGGCAACACCGGCGGTTGGCACTTCACCGCGTTGCTCTACTCCCAGGGCGGCCAGGTGCTGACCGAGGACGGCGGCAAGGCCGCCTTCAACAGCCCGCAGGGCCGCCAGGTCCTGCAGAACCTCAAGGACATGCGGTACGGCGACGACAGCATGGGCGACCGTCAGCTGCTCCAGTGGGGTGACCTGTTGACCAACGCCGGTGCGGGCAAGGTCGGCATGTTCGTCGGCGCACCCGACACCACCCAGGCGATCGTCAGCCAGTTCCAGGGCAAGTTCGAGGACTGGGCGATGGCACCGCTGCCCGGCCAGGACGGCAGGGCGTCGGGCACGCTCGGCGGCGGCGAGGGTTACTTCTTCAAGAAGGACCTCACCCCGGAGCAGGTCGAAGCCGGTCTCAAGTGGATCGCTTACCAGAAGCTGACGCCGGGCAAGGGGCAGCTCGACTACGCCCGGGCCAAGCCGCAGAACTACCCGGTCGGTCTGCCGCAGCCGCTGCTGTTCAGCAACGGCAGCGACGCCCAGAAGCAGGAACTCGACCTGCGGAAGGCGAACGCGAACGTGGACACCGCGAACTTCGCCCTCTTCGAGGCGAACCCGGTCCCGATCAAGGGCGAGCCGCGCAACGCACAGGCGATCTACGCCGTCCTGGACGCCGCGATGTCCGGGGTGCTCACCAACCGCAACGCCGACATCGACGCGCTGCTCAAGACGGCCGAGGAGAAGGTCAACCAACTCCTCGCCGCGCAGGGCTGA